ATAGAAAACTTCGGTCGGTCATCTGGATGGCTCCTGACGTAACGCGACGTCTTTCATTTCACTCCATTTATCcttcgttattttattcagGCATCCTTCGCCAAAAATCGGTATTATCCTTGCCTCCCTTCTGCTGGGTCTGAAGTCAAATATGTTCACATCCGTCTTCCAGAGATAAAATACGAGTTGAGAAACGTTTCGACGCAAGGTGGAGTTATCGggatgaaagaaagaaaagaataaaattagaaGACTCGATATTTCTTGCGTTTAAAGTATTTCCTACCGAAGGAAAAAGAGATGTGTAAACATTGATCGAAGAACATCGGTATCGATTATAATTGATTGCGATGCGAGAATTTCGGGAGTCTGTTTGACGGATGAAAATAAAGTTAGCCCGAAGGAGATAATACCGATTTTTCTCAAAGCTTCCGAGTTCCAACCACGTTGTCAAgtgaaatagaaaaggaaatgaaaaatatttcaacatcaCTTCTCGTTACGAAGAGACGAAATTAGGGCAAAAAGATAAAAAGTAATCTCTCTTCGAGATAGATTTATTCACGCGTGGAGcggaaaaatgtaatttacatacatataatacgtattTCAGATGTGAGTCCAAAAGTCGCGGTGACACTGACGTGCGAGCCTTGCTCTTCTCACCCGGCATTTCCGCATTATGCAGTCAAATATTTCAGGCTCTGTATAACGTATAATGCAAACATAGATGCgctgtatattataataaagaTTCTTACAGTTGGACGCTTTCAATTTCATACTCGACATGTTAGAGTTTAAGCTATGCGGCAGAGAATTATCTGGTAGGAAATTTACGACACCTAATTGGAGAAAATAGTTAACACGAGAAATCGTATTGATCTGCGTAGCGCTTATCACGGACATCTGACCTCGATGATCGACATTTCCCCCTACAAATTCAACAGGCCGAATGGAACAGGAAAAAAAGACTTCGTCCACGTGGTGAGTACAAATTTGCGATAAGGGATCAACCAATCAATCATTAGTTATCTGTGCATACGCCAGATTTCAACATTGCACGATGTCAAAAGATTTCACATGATTTCAAAGATGTGAAAAAGTCCGAATGATCTTGTGAAATATCACAGGATCAGTTTACAAGACTTTATAGGGTTTCGTACGAAGTCAAATATTCTAAAGATTAAAAACAATATCAGATAATTCCACAAGAATTCATGggattcgaaaatatttcggaGATTTCACGTGATTCGTCAAAATTATACGATTGGTGTGTACCAGATTTTAACGATGGTAAAATCCTCTCGATTTgcgtaattttgaaattattgcaCAGCAAGTAACCTTCAAAACCATCTTCTTTCCAGTCTCCTTGCCCCGACGTGTACAGAGGGAAGTACCGAGACGTGGATTATCCCGGCGAAGATTTGGGGGTGAAGTACGCGGACGATGTGAGGAGAATATGCGGGGAAATAAAGGCGAGGGGTAAAGGGGTGCAGGCCTTCATAGCCGAGAGCCTGATTTCATGCGGGGGTCAAATATTGCCGCCGCAAAACTACTTCAGAAACGTTTACAAGTAAGCTAGTAGTGTGACAAACCCGATTCGACGACTTTATGAACaataaatgtgtaaaaataaatataaataataacgataacaacAATATGTTACAGACACGTGAGAGAAGCCGGAGGTGTCTGCATAGCCGATGAAGTTCAAGTCGGTTTCGGGCGAGTCGGAAGCCACATGTGGGCCTTTCAACGCTACGGAAGTGACGTCATTCCGGACATTGTAACCCTCGGGAAACCCATCGGGAACGGACACCCAGTCGCTGCGGTTGTAACCACTCGAGAAATTGCGACAAGTTTCAAGAACACGGGAATAGAATATTTCAACACGGTTAGTTCCCCCAACACCGAGACGTTTAACGCGGAATGTCACATAAATTTGGTTCATTTCTCTGACTTTCGCAGAATTTCTCGAAGCTTTTGAAGCTGCTggaattcgatgaaaaatttattgatttccGGCGATTTTGAAACGTAACAACGACGCGTTTAAAGAGGACGACTCAGATTCTTCCGAATATCACACGCGGAAAGCTTTTCTTCGCGAAGAAGCGATTGATGCATTTTTTCTCGATTCCGCATCGCTTCTGACATAGGCACCGTACGATTCTGATCACAATTTCCGTTCTGTTTCCCTATCGTCTGTAAAAAATTGACGGTGTTAAAATTGACCAATCGTGGCCGGTATGGACTACTATAGAACAATGTTTATCGTCTAATCCTCTAGCAATTGGTTTCAATCATCGACAAATTCACAAAATGTGacgtaaatttataattttaaaaaataaaagggtcaataatGGGTCTAAACGTTTACGCTTAAACCGGTTCACTTACCTTGGTATTAGATTGACACCAAGaagtattttgtaaaattggacaccgcatttttttttttaccgagcCTGTTCGAAGCTCAGGTTCAACAGACTAACGAGAATATGTATTTCGCGATTTGACAAATGAACTACGCGTGCACCCTGCAGGTTTATTTACGAGGCGAGTATTCGATCAGTGCATTTATCGCTGTTTAAGCGACATCGACTAGATGCCGGGATGCATTTATCGGATGCGCCGTGTCGCTGGTTCGGGTTCGCACACGCAAACAAAGGCAAAATCACCCGCGAATCCGGGGGACTTTTCCATATCCGCATCTCGTTGCGTTGGAGTATTTTGCAAATTGTTCCGCCTCCGTGCAATTTTTCACCCCTGGCATACGCCGCTCGTTTGTTATACACCGTTCTGCCCGGTAAAAACGGAAAATCCTCAACGTCCGTTTCGATGCATGCAGCTGCCCCGTTTGCACGATGAAACCAACCGGCAGATACCACGGCGAAAGCTGTGCACCGATTTCAAGAGGGTAATTTACCTAATGGCCACGCCGGAGAAGCGGCTTGCTTTCAGGTCGTTAGCGAGAGCTCGacatatttattcaaatcaacgTTTAATTCCGGATCAAAATCTGCCAACGCGTTGTTCCACTCCGAgcaataaatttcgaaaaatttgcaCCGCGGTacgtgagtaaaaaataagaagaaacaacaaatacGCGTTTCACTAGGCAAATCGAGATCGTTACCTCGATGGACTCTGCACTCGACTATTTGTGGAAGTCCACCCCGCGTTATTGCGCTCACCTAAGGCGagaaatcgtaaatatttctGCACTTCTATCCTGCAAGAAAGTGGCTCGTTTTCGATGCAGCACCGCTTCCGTGCCTTTATACCCTCGTACCGTCGTTTTAACGATTTCAGATTACGACGTGAGCCTCCAGCCGCGGTTCCCGACATCCTCCTCATCCCGGTGGATGGTTGTTGGCTTTTATACCGCCTCCCTATATGCGGCATAAAACTCCCGGATGCATCTCGCCTCTGCACCGCGGTGTTATTTCATATGCATCTCGTCCTTTTTCAAATTGcgtgtgatcaatttttcactgaatttttttcaccgaacgATACCAACCGCTATCCAGTCACGAATTACAGCAAATGTCTTGAAACAAGTCCGTCCTTTTTCTCGGTTCTGAAtacgcactgagaaaaatttcatttgttacagtaactagaaaaattgagtaaaacaggtatcgttagagaaaactgtttgaatattgttggaattacgaaaaacaagGTACGCATAACCATTTTGGGCTATCATCGATCcgtttttggtaattgcagccgaaaatcagtttgtgaggtttactttacttttttagttaaataaggctttaacatcaatttattgttgcacaagcattaaattttcgcaacagtcaCAAGTGAATATattaacagtgatcgtaatgagaaagaacagtaacggatactagactttccggtaacagctggaatactaattttcattttctacctagaactatattttgtcgattgtggtaaaaaatgaaaatagttaaggactgagcggtaaccggaactaaaaatttctctcacaatcagtgcgGTACCAATTTCCTCAAAACACACTTGTGGTCCGACGCATCGTTTCCCCAATTCcaccatattttttcacccccgAATCTCACCCGTTTCTCCGATTTTCAGTACGGTGGTAATCCAGTATCCTGTGCAATAGCCAACTCGGTCATGGAGGTCGTGGAACGAGAGGGTCTCCAGGAGCACGCTCAGAAGGTGGGCAAGCACCTCGTCACAGAGTTGGAGAAATTGGCTCAGCGTCATCCGATAATCGGCGATGTTAGAGGGGCTGGTTTGTTCGTCGGCATCGAGCTCGTCCGAGATCGCGCGAGGAGGATTCCGGCGACGGAAGAAGCCAGTCACGTCGTCTCCAGGATGAAGGAGGAGAAAATATTGGTCAGCAGTGACGGACCGGACAATAACGTCCTCAAACTCAAACCTCCCATGGTGTTCAGTATCGATAACGCCAATCACTTAATCGCTGTTCTCGACGAAGTTCTCGACGAAGTTGAAATCGACGTTGACGAGGTATTGTAACGAGgataattttgcaattttattaaGTAATATCAGCTTTGAAATTCAAGGTTGGGAATAGTTTTCACAAACattaacgatttatttatactCCGTTTATACTGATTTAGGACGATTgctcaataattttttatttcagattcaGCCACCCAAAACCATCGCCACACCCGCGAAATCAGCCGTATCTCTAATGGAAAGGGTTAATTCTGCGCCCGCCAAAGCGAAATCCGTGCTGATCAAagctaattaattaatgagTAATATTCAATGTAAATAATACTCAATTACAGAGTtcaatcaaataatttaataatataatatatatatatgtatagaattATTTAATCGTTGAACTAGaatctacaatatttttgagaCTGTCGCTTATTTGTTGTTTTAATTCAATACagtactgagaaaaatttcatctgttATAGTCActagaatattttattaatatgGTTATTATTAAACGAGAAAGTTTTAAATATTCTTACTATTGTGTAAAAATGTGCTCTTTAGTGTGCTTGAAGTTATCAAAGGTACATTTTCCGGTAATTGCAGCATTAAATCTGTTTGTTtagtttgttaaaatttttcaaataaacaaGGACCGGACGTCAGTTCATTGTTGATTCTGAAATTTTGCCGAAAAAACATGCCTTCGTCCAAATCCAATATACCTATCCCTATATTTGAAGCAAGATAGAGTGGAAGAAATGAATGACAAAGTGCTGATCAATTTCTTATCAACCACGGTATTTCTTCACCCGATGAGTAATGGCGGAATGTTACGTTAAAAAGTTCGCGTGTATCCGTTGTCCGTGACCCTGCGTCAGCAATTTTACCATAAACTGACATTGATATAAAAGTTTGTACAAGATGTTCCTTCCAAAGTCCAATCTTGAGACACGAGTTTCAAACTAGGTACACATATAGAGATAAATCAAGGATTCTCACTGCCTCGCGTCTCCCTTAAAGATGGAATGACTCTAAGTAGGTATATTTCATCGCCGAAACTtttctgagaaaattttaacacCGAACCACTCGTGGAACTCATTACATTTACAAGTTTCTTCCGATgtatagaataaataaaacctaGCTGAATTTTCTCGTTTGATACGCATAATGTGCATTGAATACACGATCAAAGTCTCTTCAGCTTCGTTTCACTCGATACGTGGAATATGCTCAGAAATTGATAAACTTTCAGTTGTACGATGGAGAGAAAACTATCGCAACAAGTTTGGTGTAAACCTTGCTGTTAATCTTGAATATTCTGCAGAAGAAAATTTCGTTAATCATACTTACTACGAAGAAAATGCAGAAAAATGGGTATCAAGTATTGTcggaattacaagaaaatacgGTACCAGTAagtatttattgtaattacaGTTGCCGAtactaaattttttgtttattgcacGCTTGGATCTATTCGTTCCTTTTGCTACATTCTTTCAGCCTTAACAACAATTTATCATTGCATCGATTTCAAATTATCGCAATGGTTTCAAGACAATATAGTACGAGTGATGATGATCAAGAAGAACAGTAACACAAACTAGTTTTCAGGCTACAGCtgtacgaaaataatttttattctgtgCCCAGAACTATAATTTTCAGTCatgataataaatgaaaatagttaaagacCGTAGAGAAACTACaactagaaatttctctcgatGTGGCCGGATACTAGATGGAGATCAGCTTCGTGAACTAGTTTTGCAACATACCGTATATGAAGCGAATTGATTCACGCTATCTCGGATCGCGTGCTGATTTTTGAGGTGAACTGCAGCTATCATTGAAGCCCGGGAGATGCTTATTAAGCAGTATGAAAGATAGGCGAGGTTTGTGTTGCTAACGTGCTTTCAAAGCACAGTGGAATACAGCTTATAGATTTTTCCGCTAATGCCGAGCTGAATTGATTGCGAACGATTTCTAGAAATCATTCGTACACTTTTTTGCTTTGCATTC
Above is a genomic segment from Neodiprion pinetum isolate iyNeoPine1 chromosome 1, iyNeoPine1.2, whole genome shotgun sequence containing:
- the LOC124221513 gene encoding alanine--glyoxylate aminotransferase 2-like isoform X2; amino-acid sequence: MDPLEQMPKSDTIKLRERHIGQSCKLFYRSSPLKIVRGKGQYMYDERGEQYLDCINNVAHVGHCHPDVVRAGQEQMALLCTNNRFLHDNLVVCARRLTSLLPDPLSVCFLVNSGSEANDLALRLAQAHTRNTEIIIVDHAYHGHLTSMIDISPYKFNRPNGTGKKDFVHVSPCPDVYRGKYRDVDYPGEDLGVKYADDVRRICGEIKARGKGVQAFIAESLISCGGQILPPQNYFRNVYKHVREAGGVCIADEVQVGFGRVGSHMWAFQRYGSDVIPDIVTLGKPIGNGHPVAAVVTTREIATSFKNTGIEYFNTYGGNPVSCAIANSVMEVVEREGLQEHAQKVGKHLVTELEKLAQRHPIIGDVRGAGLFVGIELVRDRARRIPATEEASHVVSRMKEEKILVSSDGPDNNVLKLKPPMVFSIDNANHLIAVLDEVLDEVEIDVDEIQPPKTIATPAKSAVSLMERVNSAPAKAKSVLIKAN